One Saimiri boliviensis isolate mSaiBol1 chromosome 17, mSaiBol1.pri, whole genome shotgun sequence genomic window carries:
- the LLGL1 gene encoding lethal(2) giant larvae protein homolog 1 isoform X2, which produces MMKFRFRRQGADPQREKLKQELFAFNKTVEHGFPNQPSALAFDPELRIMAIGTRSGAVKIYGAPGVEFTGLHRDAATVTQMHFLPGQGRLLTLLDDSSLHLWEIVHHNGCAHLEEALSFQLPSRLGFDGASVPPSLTRVTVVLLVAAGDIAALGTEGSSVFFLDVTTLTLLEGQTLTPGEVLCSVPDDYRCGKALGPVESLQGHLRDPTKILIGYSRGLLVIWNQVSQCADHVFLGNQLESLCWGRDSSTVVSSHSDGSYAVWSVDTGSSLTLQPTVATTPYGPFPCKAINKILWRNCESGGHFIIFSGGMPRASYGDRHCVSVLRAETLVTLDFTSRIIDFFTVHSMRPEDEFDDPQALAVLLEEELVVLDLQTPGWPAVPAPYLAPLHSSAITCSAHVANVPAKLWARIVSAGEQQSPQPVSSALSWPITGGRNLAQEPLQRGLLLTGHEDGTVRFWDASGVALRPLYKLSTAGLFQTDCEHADSLAQAAEDDWPPFRKVGCFDPYSDDPRLGVQKVALCKYTAQMVVAGTAGQVLVLELSDVPAEQAVSVAIVDLLQDREGFTWKGHERLSPRTGLLPWPAGFQPRVLVQCLPPAAVTAVTLHTEWSLVAFGTSHGFGLFDYQRKSPVLARCTLHPNDSLAMEGPLSRVKSLKKSLRQSFRRIRKSRVSGKKRAANASSKLQEANAQLAEQACPHDVEMTPVQRRIEPRSADDSLSGVVRCLYFADTFLRDGAHHGPTMWAGTNSGSVFAYALEVPAAAVGGEKRPEQAVEAVLGKEVQLMHRAPVVAIAVLDGRGRPLPEPYEASRDLAQAPDMQGGHAVLIASEEQFKVFTLPKVSAKTKFKLTAHEGCRVRKVALATFASVACEDYAETCLACLTNLGDVHVFSVPGLRPQVHYSCIRKEDISGIASCIFTRHGQGFYLISPSEFERFSLSARNITEPLCSLDINWPRDATQARLHESPKLSQANGTPSILLAPQSLDGSPDLAHSKGSDTPEPPEAALSPMSIDSATSADTTLDTIGDVTVEDVKDFLGSSEESEKNLRNLAEDEARGCAILIK; this is translated from the exons ACTGTGGAGCATGGCTTCCCCAACCAGCCCAGCGCCCTGGCTTTCGACCCCGAACTTCGCATCATGGCCATTGGCACCAGGTCTGGCGCTGTCAAGAT CTATGGTGCACCTGGTGTGGAGTTCACAGGCCTGCACCGGGATGCAGCCACCGTCACACAGATGCACTTCTTGCCCGGCCAG GGCCGCCTCCTGACCCTGCTTGATGATAGCAGTCTGCATCTGTGGGAGATTGTCCACCATAATGGCTGTGCCCACCTGGAAGAGGCACTGAGCTTCCAGCTGCCCAGCCGGCTTGGCTTTGATGGTGCCAG TGTACCGCCCAGCCTTACCCGAGTCACAGTGGTCCTGCTGGTGGCTGCCGGTGACATAGCAGCCCTGGGCACTGAGGGCAGCAGTGTCTTCTTCTTGGATGTTACCACCCTGACCCTGCTTGAGGGGCAGACGCTCACCCCAGGCGAGGTTCTATGCAG CGTGCCAGATGACTACCGCTGTGGAAAGGCGCTGGGCCCTGTGGAGTCGCTCCAGGGACACCTGCGGGACCCCACGAAGATTCTCATTGGCTACAGCCGGGGCCTGCTGGTCATCTGGAACCAGGTCTCACAGTGTGCGGACCACGTCTTCCTGGGGAACCAG CTGGAGAGCCTATGCTGGGGGCGTGACAGCAGCACTGTTGTCAGCTCGCACAGCGATGGCAGCTATGCTGTCTGGTCTGTGGATACCGGCAGCTCCCTAACGCTGCAGCCCACAGTGGCCACCACACCTTACG GCCCCTTTCCCTGCAAGGCCATCAACAAGATTCTGTGGCGGAACTGTGAATCTGG GGGCCACTTTATCATCTTCAGTGGTGGCATGCCCCGTGCCAGCTATGGTGACCGCCACTGTGTGAGTGTGCTTCGAGCTGAGACATTGGTGACGCTGGACTTCACCTCCCGCATCATCGACTTCTTCACTGTGCACAGCATGCGGCCCGAGGATG AATTTGATGACCCCCAGGCCCTGGCTGTGCTGCTGGAAGAGGAGCTGGTGGTGTTGGACCTGCAGACTCCTGGCTGGCCAGCCGTGCCTGCCCCATACCTGGCCCCACTGCACTCATCTGCAATCACCTGCTCAGCCCATGTGGCCAATGTCCCTGCCAAGCTGTGGGCCCGCATAGTGAGCGCTGGCGAGCAGCAGAGCCCCCAGCCTGTCTCCAGTGCCTTG AGCTGGCCCATCACTGGGGGCCGGAACCTGGCCCAGGAGCCGTTGCAGCGAGGGCTGCTGCTGACTGG CCATGAGGACGGCACTGTGAGGTTCTGGGATGCCTCGGGTGTGGCGCTGCGGCCACTGTATAAGCTGAGCACAGCCGGCCTCTTCCAGACAGACTGTGAGCACGCTGACAGCCTGGCCCAGGCTGCCGAGGACGACTGGCCACCCTTCCGCAAG gTGGGCTGCTTCGATCCTTACAGTGATGATCCCCGGCTTGGTGTGCAGAAGGTTGCTCTCTGCAAGTACACAGCCCAGATGGTGGTGGCTGGCACTGCAGGCCAG GTGCTGGTACTGGAGCTCAGTGATGTGCCGGCGGAGCAGGCGGTCAGCGTGGCCATCGTGGACCTCCTCCAGGACCGTGAGGGCTTCACGTGGAAGGGCCATGAACGGCTAAGCCCACGCACGGGGCTGCTGCCCTGGCCTGCTGGCTTCCAGCCCCGTGTCCTGGTGCAGTGCCTGCCGCCAGCTGCTGTCACCGCTGTCACACTCCACACCGAGTGGAGCCTCGTGGCCTTTGGCACCAGTCATGGCTTTGGCCTCTTTGATTACCAGCGCAAGAGCCCTGTGCTGGCCAG GTGCACTCTTCACCCCAACGACTCCCTGGCCATGGAGGGGCCGCTCTCCCGGGTGAAGTCTCTGAAGAAGTCACTGCGCCAGTCTTTCCGGCGCATTCGCAAGAGCCGTGTCTCGGGCAAGAAGCGGGCTGCTAATGCCAGCAGCAAG TTGCAGGAGGCCAATGCACAGCTGGCCGAGCAGGCCTGCCCGCACGATGTGGAGATGACGCCTGTGCAGCGCCGCATTGAGCCCCGCTCTGCCGATGACTCCCTGTCAGGTGTCGTGCGTTGCCTATACTTTGCTGACACATTCCTTCGAGATG GGGCCCACCATGGGCCTACCATGTGGGCTGGCACCAACTCGGGCTCTGTGTTCGCCTATGCGCTAGAGGTGCCGGCAGCAGCAGTGGGTGGTGAGAAGCGGCCTGAGCAAGCCGTGGAGGCCGTGCTGGGCAAGGAAGTGCAGCTGATGCACCGGGCGCCTGTGGTGGCCATCGCCGTGTTGGACGGGCGTGGCCGCCCGCTGCCTGAGCCCTACGAGGCCTCACGGGACCTGGCGCAGGCACCTGACATGCAGGGTGGTCATGCTGTGCTCATCGCGTCTGAGGAGCAGTTCAAG GTCTTCACACTGCCCAAGGTGAGCGCCAAGACCAAGTTCAAGTTGACGGCCCATGAGGGCTGTCGTGTGCGCAAGGTGGCATTGGCCACATTTGCCAGTGTGGCCTGTGAGGACTATGCTGAGACCTGCCTGGCCTGCCTAACCAACCTGGGCGATGTCCACGTCTTCTCGGTGCCTGGCCTGCGGCCCCAGGTGCACTACTCCTGCATTCGGAAGGAGGACATCAGCGGCATCGCCTCGTGCATCTTCACACGCCACGGCCAGG GCTTTTACCTGATATCCCCATCAGAATTTGAACGCTTCTCCCTAAGTGCCCGGAACATCACAGAACCGCTCTGCTCTCTGGACATTAACTGGCCCCGTGATGCCACCCAGGCCAG ACTCCACGAGTCACCCAAGCTGAGCCAGGCTAACGGGACCCCAAGCATCCTGCTGGCCCCACAGAGCCTTGATGGAAGCCCTGACCTAGCCCACAGCAAGGGATCTG ACACCCCAGAGCCACCTGAGGCCGCACTCTCGCCCATGTCCATCGACTCTGCCACCAGTGCTGACACCACGCTGGACACAATAGGGGACGTCACAGTGGAAGATGTGAAAGATTTCCTGGG CTCCTCCGAGGAGTCTGAGAAGAACCTGAGGAACCTGGCAGAAGATGAGGCCCGTGGCTGTGCCATCCTGATCAAATGA
- the LLGL1 gene encoding lethal(2) giant larvae protein homolog 1 isoform X1 has product MMKFRFRRQGADPQREKLKQELFAFNKTVEHGFPNQPSALAFDPELRIMAIGTRSGAVKIYGAPGVEFTGLHRDAATVTQMHFLPGQGRLLTLLDDSSLHLWEIVHHNGCAHLEEALSFQLPSRLGFDGASVPPSLTRVTVVLLVAAGDIAALGTEGSSVFFLDVTTLTLLEGQTLTPGEVLCSVPDDYRCGKALGPVESLQGHLRDPTKILIGYSRGLLVIWNQVSQCADHVFLGNQQLESLCWGRDSSTVVSSHSDGSYAVWSVDTGSSLTLQPTVATTPYGPFPCKAINKILWRNCESGGHFIIFSGGMPRASYGDRHCVSVLRAETLVTLDFTSRIIDFFTVHSMRPEDEFDDPQALAVLLEEELVVLDLQTPGWPAVPAPYLAPLHSSAITCSAHVANVPAKLWARIVSAGEQQSPQPVSSALSWPITGGRNLAQEPLQRGLLLTGHEDGTVRFWDASGVALRPLYKLSTAGLFQTDCEHADSLAQAAEDDWPPFRKVGCFDPYSDDPRLGVQKVALCKYTAQMVVAGTAGQVLVLELSDVPAEQAVSVAIVDLLQDREGFTWKGHERLSPRTGLLPWPAGFQPRVLVQCLPPAAVTAVTLHTEWSLVAFGTSHGFGLFDYQRKSPVLARCTLHPNDSLAMEGPLSRVKSLKKSLRQSFRRIRKSRVSGKKRAANASSKLQEANAQLAEQACPHDVEMTPVQRRIEPRSADDSLSGVVRCLYFADTFLRDGAHHGPTMWAGTNSGSVFAYALEVPAAAVGGEKRPEQAVEAVLGKEVQLMHRAPVVAIAVLDGRGRPLPEPYEASRDLAQAPDMQGGHAVLIASEEQFKVFTLPKVSAKTKFKLTAHEGCRVRKVALATFASVACEDYAETCLACLTNLGDVHVFSVPGLRPQVHYSCIRKEDISGIASCIFTRHGQGFYLISPSEFERFSLSARNITEPLCSLDINWPRDATQARLHESPKLSQANGTPSILLAPQSLDGSPDLAHSKGSDTPEPPEAALSPMSIDSATSADTTLDTIGDVTVEDVKDFLGSSEESEKNLRNLAEDEARGCAILIK; this is encoded by the exons ACTGTGGAGCATGGCTTCCCCAACCAGCCCAGCGCCCTGGCTTTCGACCCCGAACTTCGCATCATGGCCATTGGCACCAGGTCTGGCGCTGTCAAGAT CTATGGTGCACCTGGTGTGGAGTTCACAGGCCTGCACCGGGATGCAGCCACCGTCACACAGATGCACTTCTTGCCCGGCCAG GGCCGCCTCCTGACCCTGCTTGATGATAGCAGTCTGCATCTGTGGGAGATTGTCCACCATAATGGCTGTGCCCACCTGGAAGAGGCACTGAGCTTCCAGCTGCCCAGCCGGCTTGGCTTTGATGGTGCCAG TGTACCGCCCAGCCTTACCCGAGTCACAGTGGTCCTGCTGGTGGCTGCCGGTGACATAGCAGCCCTGGGCACTGAGGGCAGCAGTGTCTTCTTCTTGGATGTTACCACCCTGACCCTGCTTGAGGGGCAGACGCTCACCCCAGGCGAGGTTCTATGCAG CGTGCCAGATGACTACCGCTGTGGAAAGGCGCTGGGCCCTGTGGAGTCGCTCCAGGGACACCTGCGGGACCCCACGAAGATTCTCATTGGCTACAGCCGGGGCCTGCTGGTCATCTGGAACCAGGTCTCACAGTGTGCGGACCACGTCTTCCTGGGGAACCAG CAGCTGGAGAGCCTATGCTGGGGGCGTGACAGCAGCACTGTTGTCAGCTCGCACAGCGATGGCAGCTATGCTGTCTGGTCTGTGGATACCGGCAGCTCCCTAACGCTGCAGCCCACAGTGGCCACCACACCTTACG GCCCCTTTCCCTGCAAGGCCATCAACAAGATTCTGTGGCGGAACTGTGAATCTGG GGGCCACTTTATCATCTTCAGTGGTGGCATGCCCCGTGCCAGCTATGGTGACCGCCACTGTGTGAGTGTGCTTCGAGCTGAGACATTGGTGACGCTGGACTTCACCTCCCGCATCATCGACTTCTTCACTGTGCACAGCATGCGGCCCGAGGATG AATTTGATGACCCCCAGGCCCTGGCTGTGCTGCTGGAAGAGGAGCTGGTGGTGTTGGACCTGCAGACTCCTGGCTGGCCAGCCGTGCCTGCCCCATACCTGGCCCCACTGCACTCATCTGCAATCACCTGCTCAGCCCATGTGGCCAATGTCCCTGCCAAGCTGTGGGCCCGCATAGTGAGCGCTGGCGAGCAGCAGAGCCCCCAGCCTGTCTCCAGTGCCTTG AGCTGGCCCATCACTGGGGGCCGGAACCTGGCCCAGGAGCCGTTGCAGCGAGGGCTGCTGCTGACTGG CCATGAGGACGGCACTGTGAGGTTCTGGGATGCCTCGGGTGTGGCGCTGCGGCCACTGTATAAGCTGAGCACAGCCGGCCTCTTCCAGACAGACTGTGAGCACGCTGACAGCCTGGCCCAGGCTGCCGAGGACGACTGGCCACCCTTCCGCAAG gTGGGCTGCTTCGATCCTTACAGTGATGATCCCCGGCTTGGTGTGCAGAAGGTTGCTCTCTGCAAGTACACAGCCCAGATGGTGGTGGCTGGCACTGCAGGCCAG GTGCTGGTACTGGAGCTCAGTGATGTGCCGGCGGAGCAGGCGGTCAGCGTGGCCATCGTGGACCTCCTCCAGGACCGTGAGGGCTTCACGTGGAAGGGCCATGAACGGCTAAGCCCACGCACGGGGCTGCTGCCCTGGCCTGCTGGCTTCCAGCCCCGTGTCCTGGTGCAGTGCCTGCCGCCAGCTGCTGTCACCGCTGTCACACTCCACACCGAGTGGAGCCTCGTGGCCTTTGGCACCAGTCATGGCTTTGGCCTCTTTGATTACCAGCGCAAGAGCCCTGTGCTGGCCAG GTGCACTCTTCACCCCAACGACTCCCTGGCCATGGAGGGGCCGCTCTCCCGGGTGAAGTCTCTGAAGAAGTCACTGCGCCAGTCTTTCCGGCGCATTCGCAAGAGCCGTGTCTCGGGCAAGAAGCGGGCTGCTAATGCCAGCAGCAAG TTGCAGGAGGCCAATGCACAGCTGGCCGAGCAGGCCTGCCCGCACGATGTGGAGATGACGCCTGTGCAGCGCCGCATTGAGCCCCGCTCTGCCGATGACTCCCTGTCAGGTGTCGTGCGTTGCCTATACTTTGCTGACACATTCCTTCGAGATG GGGCCCACCATGGGCCTACCATGTGGGCTGGCACCAACTCGGGCTCTGTGTTCGCCTATGCGCTAGAGGTGCCGGCAGCAGCAGTGGGTGGTGAGAAGCGGCCTGAGCAAGCCGTGGAGGCCGTGCTGGGCAAGGAAGTGCAGCTGATGCACCGGGCGCCTGTGGTGGCCATCGCCGTGTTGGACGGGCGTGGCCGCCCGCTGCCTGAGCCCTACGAGGCCTCACGGGACCTGGCGCAGGCACCTGACATGCAGGGTGGTCATGCTGTGCTCATCGCGTCTGAGGAGCAGTTCAAG GTCTTCACACTGCCCAAGGTGAGCGCCAAGACCAAGTTCAAGTTGACGGCCCATGAGGGCTGTCGTGTGCGCAAGGTGGCATTGGCCACATTTGCCAGTGTGGCCTGTGAGGACTATGCTGAGACCTGCCTGGCCTGCCTAACCAACCTGGGCGATGTCCACGTCTTCTCGGTGCCTGGCCTGCGGCCCCAGGTGCACTACTCCTGCATTCGGAAGGAGGACATCAGCGGCATCGCCTCGTGCATCTTCACACGCCACGGCCAGG GCTTTTACCTGATATCCCCATCAGAATTTGAACGCTTCTCCCTAAGTGCCCGGAACATCACAGAACCGCTCTGCTCTCTGGACATTAACTGGCCCCGTGATGCCACCCAGGCCAG ACTCCACGAGTCACCCAAGCTGAGCCAGGCTAACGGGACCCCAAGCATCCTGCTGGCCCCACAGAGCCTTGATGGAAGCCCTGACCTAGCCCACAGCAAGGGATCTG ACACCCCAGAGCCACCTGAGGCCGCACTCTCGCCCATGTCCATCGACTCTGCCACCAGTGCTGACACCACGCTGGACACAATAGGGGACGTCACAGTGGAAGATGTGAAAGATTTCCTGGG CTCCTCCGAGGAGTCTGAGAAGAACCTGAGGAACCTGGCAGAAGATGAGGCCCGTGGCTGTGCCATCCTGATCAAATGA
- the LLGL1 gene encoding lethal(2) giant larvae protein homolog 1 isoform X3: MMKFRFRRQGADPQREKLKQELFAFNKTVEHGFPNQPSALAFDPELRIMAIGTRSGAVKIYGAPGVEFTGLHRDAATVTQMHFLPGQGRLLTLLDDSSLHLWEIVHHNGCAHLEEALSFQLPSRLGFDGASVPPSLTRVTVVLLVAAGDIAALGTEGSSVFFLDVTTLTLLEGQTLTPGEVLCSVPDDYRCGKALGPVESLQGHLRDPTKILIGYSRGLLVIWNQVSQCADHVFLGNQQLESLCWGRDSSTVVSSHSDGSYAVWSVDTGSSLTLQPTVATTPYGPFPCKAINKILWRNCESGGHFIIFSGGMPRASYGDRHCVSVLRAETLVTLDFTSRIIDFFTVHSMRPEDEFDDPQALAVLLEEELVVLDLQTPGWPAVPAPYLAPLHSSAITCSAHVANVPAKLWARIVSAGEQQSPQPVSSALSWPITGGRNLAQEPLQRGLLLTGHEDGTVRFWDASGVALRPLYKLSTAGLFQTDCEHADSLAQAAEDDWPPFRKVGCFDPYSDDPRLGVQKVALCKYTAQMVVAGTAGQVLVLELSDVPAEQAVSVAIVDLLQDREGFTWKGHERLSPRTGLLPWPAGFQPRVLVQCLPPAAVTAVTLHTEWSLVAFGTSHGFGLFDYQRKSPVLARCTLHPNDSLAMEGPLSRVKSLKKSLRQSFRRIRKSRVSGKKRAANASSKLQEANAQLAEQACPHDVEMTPVQRRIEPRSADDSLSGVVRCLYFADTFLRDEVPAAAVGGEKRPEQAVEAVLGKEVQLMHRAPVVAIAVLDGRGRPLPEPYEASRDLAQAPDMQGGHAVLIASEEQFKVFTLPKVSAKTKFKLTAHEGCRVRKVALATFASVACEDYAETCLACLTNLGDVHVFSVPGLRPQVHYSCIRKEDISGIASCIFTRHGQGFYLISPSEFERFSLSARNITEPLCSLDINWPRDATQARLHESPKLSQANGTPSILLAPQSLDGSPDLAHSKGSDTPEPPEAALSPMSIDSATSADTTLDTIGDVTVEDVKDFLGSSEESEKNLRNLAEDEARGCAILIK; encoded by the exons ACTGTGGAGCATGGCTTCCCCAACCAGCCCAGCGCCCTGGCTTTCGACCCCGAACTTCGCATCATGGCCATTGGCACCAGGTCTGGCGCTGTCAAGAT CTATGGTGCACCTGGTGTGGAGTTCACAGGCCTGCACCGGGATGCAGCCACCGTCACACAGATGCACTTCTTGCCCGGCCAG GGCCGCCTCCTGACCCTGCTTGATGATAGCAGTCTGCATCTGTGGGAGATTGTCCACCATAATGGCTGTGCCCACCTGGAAGAGGCACTGAGCTTCCAGCTGCCCAGCCGGCTTGGCTTTGATGGTGCCAG TGTACCGCCCAGCCTTACCCGAGTCACAGTGGTCCTGCTGGTGGCTGCCGGTGACATAGCAGCCCTGGGCACTGAGGGCAGCAGTGTCTTCTTCTTGGATGTTACCACCCTGACCCTGCTTGAGGGGCAGACGCTCACCCCAGGCGAGGTTCTATGCAG CGTGCCAGATGACTACCGCTGTGGAAAGGCGCTGGGCCCTGTGGAGTCGCTCCAGGGACACCTGCGGGACCCCACGAAGATTCTCATTGGCTACAGCCGGGGCCTGCTGGTCATCTGGAACCAGGTCTCACAGTGTGCGGACCACGTCTTCCTGGGGAACCAG CAGCTGGAGAGCCTATGCTGGGGGCGTGACAGCAGCACTGTTGTCAGCTCGCACAGCGATGGCAGCTATGCTGTCTGGTCTGTGGATACCGGCAGCTCCCTAACGCTGCAGCCCACAGTGGCCACCACACCTTACG GCCCCTTTCCCTGCAAGGCCATCAACAAGATTCTGTGGCGGAACTGTGAATCTGG GGGCCACTTTATCATCTTCAGTGGTGGCATGCCCCGTGCCAGCTATGGTGACCGCCACTGTGTGAGTGTGCTTCGAGCTGAGACATTGGTGACGCTGGACTTCACCTCCCGCATCATCGACTTCTTCACTGTGCACAGCATGCGGCCCGAGGATG AATTTGATGACCCCCAGGCCCTGGCTGTGCTGCTGGAAGAGGAGCTGGTGGTGTTGGACCTGCAGACTCCTGGCTGGCCAGCCGTGCCTGCCCCATACCTGGCCCCACTGCACTCATCTGCAATCACCTGCTCAGCCCATGTGGCCAATGTCCCTGCCAAGCTGTGGGCCCGCATAGTGAGCGCTGGCGAGCAGCAGAGCCCCCAGCCTGTCTCCAGTGCCTTG AGCTGGCCCATCACTGGGGGCCGGAACCTGGCCCAGGAGCCGTTGCAGCGAGGGCTGCTGCTGACTGG CCATGAGGACGGCACTGTGAGGTTCTGGGATGCCTCGGGTGTGGCGCTGCGGCCACTGTATAAGCTGAGCACAGCCGGCCTCTTCCAGACAGACTGTGAGCACGCTGACAGCCTGGCCCAGGCTGCCGAGGACGACTGGCCACCCTTCCGCAAG gTGGGCTGCTTCGATCCTTACAGTGATGATCCCCGGCTTGGTGTGCAGAAGGTTGCTCTCTGCAAGTACACAGCCCAGATGGTGGTGGCTGGCACTGCAGGCCAG GTGCTGGTACTGGAGCTCAGTGATGTGCCGGCGGAGCAGGCGGTCAGCGTGGCCATCGTGGACCTCCTCCAGGACCGTGAGGGCTTCACGTGGAAGGGCCATGAACGGCTAAGCCCACGCACGGGGCTGCTGCCCTGGCCTGCTGGCTTCCAGCCCCGTGTCCTGGTGCAGTGCCTGCCGCCAGCTGCTGTCACCGCTGTCACACTCCACACCGAGTGGAGCCTCGTGGCCTTTGGCACCAGTCATGGCTTTGGCCTCTTTGATTACCAGCGCAAGAGCCCTGTGCTGGCCAG GTGCACTCTTCACCCCAACGACTCCCTGGCCATGGAGGGGCCGCTCTCCCGGGTGAAGTCTCTGAAGAAGTCACTGCGCCAGTCTTTCCGGCGCATTCGCAAGAGCCGTGTCTCGGGCAAGAAGCGGGCTGCTAATGCCAGCAGCAAG TTGCAGGAGGCCAATGCACAGCTGGCCGAGCAGGCCTGCCCGCACGATGTGGAGATGACGCCTGTGCAGCGCCGCATTGAGCCCCGCTCTGCCGATGACTCCCTGTCAGGTGTCGTGCGTTGCCTATACTTTGCTGACACATTCCTTCGAGATG AGGTGCCGGCAGCAGCAGTGGGTGGTGAGAAGCGGCCTGAGCAAGCCGTGGAGGCCGTGCTGGGCAAGGAAGTGCAGCTGATGCACCGGGCGCCTGTGGTGGCCATCGCCGTGTTGGACGGGCGTGGCCGCCCGCTGCCTGAGCCCTACGAGGCCTCACGGGACCTGGCGCAGGCACCTGACATGCAGGGTGGTCATGCTGTGCTCATCGCGTCTGAGGAGCAGTTCAAG GTCTTCACACTGCCCAAGGTGAGCGCCAAGACCAAGTTCAAGTTGACGGCCCATGAGGGCTGTCGTGTGCGCAAGGTGGCATTGGCCACATTTGCCAGTGTGGCCTGTGAGGACTATGCTGAGACCTGCCTGGCCTGCCTAACCAACCTGGGCGATGTCCACGTCTTCTCGGTGCCTGGCCTGCGGCCCCAGGTGCACTACTCCTGCATTCGGAAGGAGGACATCAGCGGCATCGCCTCGTGCATCTTCACACGCCACGGCCAGG GCTTTTACCTGATATCCCCATCAGAATTTGAACGCTTCTCCCTAAGTGCCCGGAACATCACAGAACCGCTCTGCTCTCTGGACATTAACTGGCCCCGTGATGCCACCCAGGCCAG ACTCCACGAGTCACCCAAGCTGAGCCAGGCTAACGGGACCCCAAGCATCCTGCTGGCCCCACAGAGCCTTGATGGAAGCCCTGACCTAGCCCACAGCAAGGGATCTG ACACCCCAGAGCCACCTGAGGCCGCACTCTCGCCCATGTCCATCGACTCTGCCACCAGTGCTGACACCACGCTGGACACAATAGGGGACGTCACAGTGGAAGATGTGAAAGATTTCCTGGG CTCCTCCGAGGAGTCTGAGAAGAACCTGAGGAACCTGGCAGAAGATGAGGCCCGTGGCTGTGCCATCCTGATCAAATGA